From the genome of Populus trichocarpa isolate Nisqually-1 chromosome 15, P.trichocarpa_v4.1, whole genome shotgun sequence, one region includes:
- the LOC7456673 gene encoding peroxidase 60, which produces MKAEAAFLTLALGFISVNFTGFCFGALQVGFYRGKCGFADVEAIVAGVITAQFFRDPSTVAALLRLQFHDCFVNGCDASILVDGSNSEKTAIPNLSVRGYEIIDQAKAAVENACPGVVSCADVIAIATRDVVFLSGGGRYDVQTGRRDGLVSAAKNVSLPGPAISVPEAIAAFSDKGLTVTEMVLLLGAHSVGIAHCSFIKDRLFNFENTGRPDPSMDPSLENILRSRCPPFATVDNTVNLDQNSFSPFTISNTYYQTVMLHRGILQIDQDLGTDPLTMPVVKNLANAFDFPARFGAAMVKLGAIGVLTGTQGEIRRSCRATNR; this is translated from the exons ATGAAGGCTGAGGCAGCATTTCTGACATTAGCCCTTGGGTTCATTTCAGTGAACTTTACTGGCTTCTGCTTTGGTGCACTGCAAGTGGGATTTTACAGAGGAAAATGTGGTTTTGCAGATGTTGAGGCTATAGTGGCTGGAGTTATTACTGCTCAGTTCTTCAGGGATCCTTCAACTGTGGCTGCCCTCTTACGCTTGCAGTTCCATGACTGCTTTGTCAAT gGGTGTGATGCATCAATACTAGTGGATGGAAGTAACAGTGAGAAAACAGCAATACCGAATTTGAGTGTGAGGGGATATGAAATTATAGACCAAGCAAAGGCTGCTGTGGAAAATGCTTGCCCTGGTGTGGTCTCCTGTGCTGATGTCATTGCAATAGCTACAAGAGATGTTGTTTTCTTG AGTGGTGGAGGGAGATACGATGTTCAAACAGGAAGAAGGGATGGTTTAGTCTCTGCAGCTAAAAATGTGAGCCTGCCAGGTCCTGCAATATCAGTGCCCGAGGCCATTGCAGCATTTTCTGATAAAGGTCTCACTGTTACAGAAATGGTGCTCCTACTAGGTGCTCATTCTGTTGGGATTGCACATTGCTCATTCATCAAAGACCGTCTTTTCAACTTTGAAAACACTGGCAGACCTGATCCATCCATGGATCCTTCCCTAGAAAACATTCTGAGATCAAGGTGCCCTCCATTTGCCACAGTAGACAACACAGTGAACCTTGATCAAAACTCATTTAGCCCATTTACAATAAGCAATACATACTATCAGACTGTGATGCTGCATAGAGGCATTCTCCAAATCGACCAAGATTTAGGAACTGACCCCTTGACAATGCCTGTAGTGAAAAACCTGGCAAATGCGTTTGATTTCCCTGCCAGGTTTGGTGCTGCCATGGTTAAGTTGGGAGCTATAGGGGTTCTGACTGGCACACAAGGAGAAATTAGGAGATCTTGTAGGGCCACTAATAGGTAG